GAAGTAGTTGATCAGTCGGCTGGCGATGGCTGCGTCGAAGATGGCCTCGCCGCTGGCCACCGCCCGCACCGCGCGCAGGATCTCGGCCTTCCTGGCGCCCTTGAGCAGGTAGCCGCGCGCACCCGCCTGCAGCGCCGCGAACACCGAGTCGTCGTCGGAGACCATGCTCAGAACCAGGACTCTGATGTGTGGGGAGGCAGCGAGCAGCTGGCGGGTGGCCTCGATCCCACCTATCCCGGGCATGGTGAGGTCCATCAGGACCACGTCGGGTTGCAGCGCCAGCGAGGCGTCCACCGCCGTCGCCCCGTCGGGGGCCTCGCCGACCACCTCGACCTCAGTGCTGGTCTCAAGCAGCGCCCGCAGGCCGTCCCGGAAGTGGGCGTGGTCGTCACAGATCAGGATGCTGATCGGCTCCACGGGTCACACTCCTTCCGCGCCCGGACAGCGGGAGAACGGCCTCGACCATTGTCCCTCCGCCGTCGGCTGGTCTGACCATGCAGCTGCCGCCAAGCTCGACGGCCCGCTCCCGCATCGACTGCAGGCCCACCCCGACCGGTGCATCTGTCGGCATGC
The Actinomycetota bacterium DNA segment above includes these coding regions:
- a CDS encoding response regulator transcription factor; this encodes MEPISILICDDHAHFRDGLRALLETSTEVEVVGEAPDGATAVDASLALQPDVVLMDLTMPGIGGIEATRQLLAASPHIRVLVLSMVSDDDSVFAALQAGARGYLLKGARKAEILRAVRAVASGEAIFDAAIASRLINYFATPPPAATPFPQLTSREVEILRLLTEHLTNPEIADRLGLTTKTIRNHVSNIFSKLQVASRAEAISTARQAGLRP